In Bacteroidales bacterium, a single genomic region encodes these proteins:
- a CDS encoding HlyD family efflux transporter periplasmic adaptor subunit gives MNLIPYSVTTLCLESYFIKITSRSKIIYWIIIGIIVSGIAVLPFIYVDVSVQARGYFQSEIEKQVVYTPFHGRVVFASFHNGDKVGKGDTLLIIDSEAIRAQQSALKKRIDENDASINDLEILTLLDSSMLHSEEVMFASKRYQAEFENVVNQHEMQYQKFQKRKTEHERNELLFKQKIIPETDHENSSYALKSEKDNLNQVLIYQKSVWQNDLTARKNEAVRLQAEYKQCIEELNNRIVLAPTSGEVIQTSDIQTGSVVSQGQMIAELSPEGELIATCFARPTDIGLIRENQKVKIQVDAFNYNEWGMLTGNIIDISDDMIVENGSTAYFRIKCKPDQTFLSLRNGHKAYIKKGMSINTRIFVIRRSLYNLLFDKADKWFNPYTYKPE, from the coding sequence ATGAATCTGATACCATATTCAGTTACCACTCTGTGTCTGGAAAGTTATTTTATAAAGATCACTTCCAGGAGCAAAATTATCTACTGGATAATCATAGGAATCATTGTATCCGGTATTGCAGTACTCCCATTTATTTATGTCGATGTATCCGTTCAGGCAAGAGGATATTTTCAGTCGGAGATTGAAAAACAGGTTGTATATACCCCCTTCCACGGAAGAGTTGTCTTTGCATCATTCCATAACGGCGACAAAGTTGGAAAAGGAGACACACTTCTTATAATCGATTCCGAAGCAATACGGGCACAGCAGTCAGCACTGAAGAAAAGAATTGATGAGAACGATGCATCAATAAACGATCTTGAAATACTGACTCTTCTTGATTCATCGATGCTTCATTCTGAAGAGGTTATGTTTGCTTCAAAAAGATATCAGGCTGAATTTGAGAATGTAGTGAATCAGCATGAAATGCAGTATCAGAAATTTCAGAAACGAAAGACTGAGCATGAAAGAAATGAACTTCTTTTTAAGCAGAAGATAATACCTGAGACTGATCATGAAAACAGCTCATATGCCCTGAAATCTGAAAAGGACAATCTGAATCAGGTCCTGATCTATCAGAAATCTGTGTGGCAGAACGATCTTACAGCAAGAAAAAATGAAGCTGTAAGATTGCAGGCTGAATATAAACAATGTATCGAAGAGCTTAATAACAGGATTGTTTTAGCCCCAACAAGCGGAGAGGTAATCCAGACCTCCGATATCCAGACAGGGAGTGTTGTCAGTCAGGGACAGATGATTGCAGAGTTATCGCCTGAAGGGGAGCTTATAGCCACATGCTTTGCCAGGCCAACAGATATCGGTCTGATCCGCGAGAACCAGAAAGTGAAGATCCAGGTAGATGCATTCAATTATAATGAATGGGGAATGCTTACAGGCAATATTATTGATATTTCAGATGATATGATAGTTGAGAACGGATCAACGGCATACTTCAGGATCAAATGCAAACCTGATCAGACCTTCCTTTCTCTCAGGAACGGGCATAAAGCATATATAAAGAAAGGTATGAGCATCAATACAAGGATCTTCGTGATACGTCGAAGCCTTTATAATCTGTTATTCGATAAAGCGGATAAATGGTTCAATCCATATACATATAAACCTGAATAA